Below is a window of Vulpes vulpes isolate BD-2025 chromosome 14, VulVul3, whole genome shotgun sequence DNA.
GACAACGATCCCTATGATGCCATCACCCTGGGTCTCCACCACACCAGCCTGGGCCTGGAAAAGCCACCTGCCGCAGCAGCCCCCACGGTGGGCGCAGACGccacccgcccccagcccccagtcTCCTTCGTCCACACCAGGAAGAGCCTGGAGGCCACTTCCTGTAGCTTCTCCGAGGAGGGATGTGTGGAGGTGAGCAGGGTCCTCAGCGCTCTGGGTGGGGCTGCACCAACGCCCACAGGTCCGGCCCACAGGCTGGCCTTTCtggctgtgcctcagtttaccacTCCTACGGTTCCTCTGCACTTGAATAAGAAAATGGGTAAGCGATGCCTGAAATTCGTGTACACTGTGCGAGTGTGGGGGGGTGCTATGAGAGGGTACTTTCCCTCCACAGCACCTCTTGGGAGGGGCTCAGATTTTACTCCTATACAACAGATCACAGCACACCTCAGGTCTCCCCTCACCCTGAGGCCTCATGGGGCCTTCACCTGGGACCCTgctgcctcctctctgctctcttctCCAGCCTCACCAGCCTTTTGATCTTCTCAGAACACACCAACCttgctcccaccccagggcctttgcacttgctaggTCTTTGCTGCAATGCTCTTCCTACCAGAAAGCTGCTGGCGCACTTGGTCCACTTGCATGTCATCTCTCCAGAAAGGGCACCAGGGCTGTAGGAAAGGCCCCTTCCCACCTGCCATTCTGTTCATCCCGTTACCCTGCTGTGCTCTTCCTCAGGACACGACTAACGACCTGATGGTCTAACATGTATTGTGTCAGGCACATTAGACCATGTCATAGGCTGGTCTGTTGCCCACCTCCCCGGTTAGAAGGCGGCCTTCCAGCATTGGCTGTGCTGCCCATGGAGTCCTTGGCACCTGGGACAGAGTCTGGCCCCAGCTGGTGCCCAGCAGACGTTTGTGGAATCATTTACAAATGACAGCCTGGGGGGTGGTCTCCTCCGAAGGGTGGGCTCAGGGGCTTCTGAGCGTCAGCCAATGCCCACCCATGACAGTCAGGTAAGCCGAGCCAGGACAGGGGACAAGGCTTGTCTGGGAGCATCCGTGTCTCCAAGGGTGTCGCTCCAGAGGTtctttccctccccagctccGCGCCAGGGTGCCTCCCCTCCCCGAGAGGAGTGCCTCCCTTCTGGAAGAGTCTTTTGGGAGCCCTGGCAGCACCATCTACTCAGAGCTGAGGAAGATGAACCAGGCACGGCTGGGCCTGGGCGCAGAGGGGTCCAGCAAGCCTGGGACGGTTCCAGCTGGCAGCCGGGCTTGCTCCCCAGGTGAGGAGCCCCTGAGGAGACACTCAGTGGGAAGCCAAAACAGGCCTAATGGCCCAGAGCCTGCCCTCACTGGGGTTGGCACAGACCATGGTCAACCGGTGCCTCCTGCATCCCGGGCCCACCTCCTGGCCCCAGGATGCTCGGCTGCCTCCTGGAGCCAGGCGTCCCCGAAGCTGAGCCACAGAGCACAGCCCTGTTCCCCAGGCACTTGTACAGACACATACAAGCTCCTGCAGACAGCAGACCCACCAGAGCCCAGGGAGGCACCAGAACAAGAAGGCAGTGCCTACGCTCAGGTCCCAGCCTACTGGGGCAGCCCAGTCAGGCCCCCGTGTTCCAGGCCCAGCCCCCCATCCAGCTGGCGGCCAGGATCCTCAGACTATGGCTATGACAGGTTCTCGGGGGCCCCGGAGCTCCCCGAGCCCAGGAACACCTACGAACAAATTCCGGCAGCCAGGAGCACCGGACAGGCACACAAGGTAGGCTATACGGTGGGATGGGGTGGCTGCCAGGCCCCACGGGTCAGAGAGGTCATGGCCCTCATGCATGAAAAGCTCAGGTCACTACTACTACCCCCAGGGGCCCAGACTTATCCAGGGGTCACATGTACTCGGAGATAGTGGGAGAGGCAGTTGCTCAGCGGGAACAAAGGGGGTCTCTCTCTGCAGACCAGTTTCGCCTGCCAACCCCCATACCCTAGCGTCTCAGGGCCTGTGCAAGGTGCACAGGGGGCCCTGGCTCCAGCCTGACCTACCTTCCTTCTTGTCATGGCTCAGCCACCTCCCAGCCATGTGGCTTTGGGTAAAGCACTTTCCCCAGCAACAACTCCTAGTGAGTGCGTGTCCCAAATACCacaatttctctttgttcatctAAAACTCTAACATCACAGGGCCTCCCATACTATTTAGCCACCTGACCTGgggcctccatttcttcatctgaaccATGGTCTGGTCTCCGCTTGTGTCCAGAGAGGTCTGCCCCAAGGCTAGACGTGCTCACATGTTCAGGACACAGCCCAGTGCCGACTGGACATTGTAGTCAGAGGGCAGGACAGGGAAAGAGCGGCCAGGAGGTCAGAGGGAGGTGGTCAGGGGCTGCCACGGGGCCCAGGCCCTGTCAGCCCCAGCACTCTGCTTGCAGTCCAAGCCAGGGAGggtccacgctcagtggggacaGCCTCAATCCCAGGCACACGTGAACCCAGGTTCTGACACCTCCTGGACTAGAGCAGCCTCGGAGGACCTGCTGTCCTGGGACCACAGGCCACCCCATAGGCAGGCCCTCCAGGAAGCCCTGAAGCCACATCCATGGCAGCTCTTCCCCCACTGCAGTCTCACATCCTCTCTGGTCCCTGGTGGCGGACCTGCTGCACCAGAGAGTGCTGGGAATTAGGGGACCCCTGGCCCCTCCACCCCTTAGCTTTTACTCAGAactggggctggaggtggaatTTGGCACCATGAGGCTAGCAGAACCAGCACCAGTCCTCCAAGCTGGCCATGGGCCTCAGCCCCCAATCAGTGCTGGACCCCTCTGTCCGGGGACCCTCGGCTCCAGCAAATTCTCCATCTTTGCAGCCTGACAAGCTCCGGAGGATCTTCTTCACGGACAAGAAGCATAAATCCTGAGCACCTGGCTTCCTGGGGCCCAGCTATGCCAGGAGTGACTGGGAAGCCCTGAGGCTCTGGAAAGCACCCCTGCTTCCCTAGCGTCCCTCactctcccaggggaagggtgtcCTGGTCTGAGAGGTGGAGAACTGACCATAGGCAGGGTCggcatccccaccccccacatggTCCAGGGCAGGCCCTCTTCAGTGGGCCAGCAGACCCAGTACCCCTCCTGGTGACCCTCCCAGCTGCAAGGGGCACAGGGCCCAGAGCCACAGGCCCGGGTATAGCAGGGGAGCCCCTGCCTGAGGCAACAGTTGTAGCCTTCAGGTGCTGGGCTCTCAGGAGCAGCCCCTTGGCCTGTCTCCAAGCGGTCTTtgctgcagatggggaaactgtcGCCCACATAGGAGCAGCAAGCTGCCTGAGGTCTCAGTCAGAGCCTGGCTGCCTGGGGTCCGCTAGGACGCATTCCTGGGTGTTGCTGGAGAGCCAGCCAGCATGTGCCGCCCACCCCTGTGACCAGGTtgccccacctgccctctgcctcccagtCCCGGCCCCCAGGGCAGCTCTCAGGGCCCTCCCACCAGGCCCACACCCAGGCAAGCGGCCCTGCCCACGCAGCAGCTCTGGACACAGGCAATCTGGTGTCCCGCTCCCCCTGGGTCCCCCTCCCCCATGGTCCTTCCTGCTTTGTCCCACTATCCCCTCACCTGCATGTCCCCACATGTGTCAGGGTGGTCTGCTGCTCCCCGCCCATGGCCCCTGGGCAGCAGAGGTGGAAAACAGATGGACCATCCTCAGAGAGAGCGCTGCAGCCCACACCGCTCCCGCCTGTGTCCCTCAACGGTGCTGGGCCTGGTTCACACCTGGGGGAGAATCTCCCCTCAGCAACCTCACACCCCAAAGATCGGGGACATGAGAGCCTCCACCACCTAGGGTGTGTAGGATGGACAGCATGGCAAGTGGCCTTGTGTCTGACATATGGTTAGTGCTCTGTGAATTCTCACCTAACGTCCCCCGTGGGGCTCACCCAGAGACCTGGGGCACCGATGTGTCTCCCTCTCCAAAGTACAAGCATTGAAATAAACGTTAGTGCCCAAAGCAGGACGGTGATGCTTGACCCCGAGGGGACTAACTAGTGGTGGGATTTCAAGGAGAAAGGGACCTTTGAGTGTATCCTAGTGTCAGCAGGCAGACCACGGGGACATCAAAGTGCTTTACTACTGGGAATTCACATATGTGTGGGTAGGATGCACCAGTGAAAACTCCACATCTcaggagagcagggggtggggtgccCAGGGCTCAGAgccagggacagggacagagcaGAGCCCTGGGCCCACCATCCTCCCAGCTTCACattgggggggttggggtgcagCCCAGCTGTGGGTTTTGGAAGACTGCATAGCTCATAAAATcttgtcctctttctcttttcactttgcCCTGGGCAACCCGGGATGCCTGCCCAGCACTCGGGACACATCTGTGTCCCCTGCCCCataatgtctctgcctttcctcccagTGGGGCCCTTCCTGACAGGGAGAGGACCGGGGTCTGGGGGCTCAGGGGCACAGAtggagggcctgggaggggccCTGCTCCCCACATCCCCCTTCCCTGGTTAAGGATTTTTTGCTCAAAGGGCCAAGGAAATGTTGGTGGGTACAACCCCAGAGGCTGCAGCCTCTTTCTGGGCAGCATGGAGGTCACACTTGTGTAGACAACAGAGCCAGGCGGTCGGCTTTGGGGCCCTCATGCCCTGGTGGTGTCCTCAGATCCGGATGTGGAAGGTgctggaaagagaggaagggcCCTCAGCAGAAAGCTCACTGAACCCCACCCCAGTGTCGACCGGTCCCTTAGGAGGACACGGCTGACTAACtccaaggcggggggggggggcagtcgtCCCCAGGGGCCGCACCTGAGGAAGTCAGGGGCCTTGGCGATCATGTCCTCAAAGTCAGCGAAGCCCAGCTTGCCGTCCCCATCCAGGTCTGCCTCCTCAATGACCTTGTCACACACAAGCACCACCTCGTCCTCATCTAGCTCCGACTTAGTGAGCCGCGCCAGCGTGCGCTCCaagtcctccttacagatgaagTTGTCTGTGTTGAAGTCTGCGGGCAGGTAGGTAGGGGTGCTCAGGCCGGGCCCCCAACATGCCACCCCGTGTGCCCAGGCCCCGGCTGACTACCACAACCCACAGGCCAACGCTCATGACCCCATGACACCTCCGCCATGGCTGCAGGTATGAACCTAGCCTGAGACGCTTGCAAGTCCAAGTCTGAGGCTTGGGCCACCAGGCCTCCTGACACACCTGCAGTACGCCCCGTGTGCCCTCAGGAACAGAGGGAAGCAAGGCCCAGGAAGGCCAGCGACTAAATCAAGCTCAGAGAGCTGCTTGGAGGGGGAGGCAGGATACTGCCTGGGCCTGTTGCCACTAAGCACCCTTGCCCAACCACGTTCTTTACACTGCACCACAGGGCCTCCTGAAGGCCCCCCAGCAGGCTGGTCGTGGTCAGAAGACTCAGAAGCCCCTTGGAGGGACGCCCAGGCTGGCCCCTGGGCACACTTGGCAGAAGGCACCACCACTGCCCAAAGCATGGCCGCACGGCTTGCAACAGTGGCTTGCAGCAGTGACTACACCCTCCCCTCATCTTCAGCTCAGCTTCTGGATCTTGGGCCCCTCCTCTACCCAGAGTGCCCCTCCCACTTGTCTATCCAACAAATTCCCATTGGCACCCCCGGGGGGCTTTCTAAGCCTTAGGgctccccgctcctgggcctctGCCACTAGCCACACCCTGACGAGAAGGGCAGTGATGAAGACCGTGCCCACTAGCGGGCATGTCACACGCTCTGCCTCATGGCCCCGCCTACACAAGCTGAGTGGTAGGTCCAGGGAGAGTCCCTACCatacacagatgaagaaacaggtcCTGCAAGGGGCATGTGACCTGAAGGGACATCCCTGGTCAGGACCAgggcccagagcccagccccTTGACAGGTACCTCCACATTGGCCCGTGAGTGCCTCTGGGGTCGGCACGGGTAAGAGTCACCGCCACccccctgggggctcctgggaagCTCTGTGGGGATGTGCTGGCTGGCTGGACTCCTGTGCCCCCTTGCTGCGGTGAAGCCAAGGCCCAGGGAGGGCGTGACCTTTGCTGGAAGTCAGGCCCCAACACCAAGCCCTGTGTCCCGGGTGCCTTTCCTGCTGTCCCGCAGCTGGGGCAGCAGTGAGCCTCGGTGCCGccatcctgccccctccccacccagctgtACTCCCATTGCTCACTGGCCGATGACAGCCTGCCCTGTGAGTGATGCCCCATGTGAGATGTGGAGGGTGGACCCACTGATGTGCACACATACGGCAGTGCTGCGTGCACCCAGACCAGGCCTCTGATGTGGGCACAGTGGCTACGAGAGGAGAAAGCATGAGAGGCTCCGGAGCCACAGGGTGGCCACAGGTGCCGGGACAGGTCTGTCGGGGCTCCTCTGCTAGCAGGGACCCAGCCCTCCCTGGAACTCCACCTCAGGAGGGTAGGCAGTCCATGAAGGTCCATCCTCTGGAGCCCAGTGCCCTCTGGTGGTCAGCATGACTGTGGCGCTGGGAGCCTGGTGCCTGGCAgaggcccctccccagccccctacCTCTGGCTCAGACCTCAGAATCCAGAACTGCCCACCTGCAATCCTGTGGCGCCCTGGAGCCCCAGCACCTGGTCCACGTTCCCTAGCTGGCTCCTCACAGCCTGTCCTGTGACCTCCTCATGAAACCCGGCACCTCCCTACTGTTCCGTCCACTGGGCACAGCTGTCCCTACCTGTGATGTCCACGTGGCCCCCCTTGCTCCCAGGCCCCTGCACCCCTACATGCTGCTACC
It encodes the following:
- the SH2D7 gene encoding SH2 domain-containing protein 7 isoform X3 translates to MLARMEDSPKQLGPGRGPGESGDSQALAKLQELALIWFMETQAPLILQDGALPPWFHGFLTRKQTEQLLGDKALGSFLIRLSDRATSYILSYRGSDRCRHFVINQLQDRRYLVSGDTCSHSTLAELVRHYQEVHFEPFGETLSAACPRPEDNDPYDAITLGLHHTSLGLEKPPAAAAPTVGADATRPQPPVSFVHTRKSLEATSCSFSEEGCVELRARVPPLPERSASLLEESFGSPGSTIYSELRKMNQARLGLGAEGSSKPGTVPAGSRACSPGEEPLRRHSVGSQNRPNGPEPALTGVGTDHGQPVPPASRAHLLAPGCSAASWSQASPKLSHRAQPCSPGTCTDTYKLLQTADPPEPREAPEQEGSAYAQVPAYWGSPVRPPCSRPSPPSSWRPGSSDYGYDRFSGAPELPEPRNTYEQIPAARSTGQAHKPDKLRRIFFTDKKHKS
- the SH2D7 gene encoding SH2 domain-containing protein 7 isoform X1, coding for MLARMEDSPKQLGPGRGPGESGDSQALAKLQELALIWFMETQAPLILQDGALPPWFHGFLTRKQTEQLLGDKALGSFLIRLSDRATSYILSYRGSDRCRHFVINQLQDRRYLVSGDTCSHSTLAELVRHYQEVHFEPFGETLSAACPRPEDNDPYDAITLGLHHTSLGLEKPPAAAAPTVGADATRPQPPVSFVHTRKSLEATSCSFSEEGCVELRARVPPLPERSASLLEESFGSPGSTIYSELRKMNQARLGLGAEGSSKPGTVPAGSRACSPGEEPLRRHSVGSQNRPNGPEPALTGVGTDHGQPVPPASRAHLLAPGCSAASWSQASPKLSHRAQPCSPGTCTDTYKLLQTADPPEPREAPEQEGSAYAQVPAYWGSPVRPPCSRPSPPSSWRPGSSDYGYDRFSGAPELPEPRNTYEQIPAARSTGQAHKVGYTVGWGGCQAPRVREVMALMHEKLRSLLLPPGAQTYPGVTCTRR
- the SH2D7 gene encoding SH2 domain-containing protein 7 isoform X2; amino-acid sequence: MSGVPTHIEACVCVCVCVCVCVVCALLPLHAGQDGGQPEAAWPWEGARRVGGQPGLGQAAGIGPDLVHGDTGAPHPAGRSPAPLVPRIPYPQTEQLLGDKALGSFLIRLSDRATSYILSYRGSDRCRHFVINQLQDRRYLVSGDTCSHSTLAELVRHYQEVHFEPFGETLSAACPRPEDNDPYDAITLGLHHTSLGLEKPPAAAAPTVGADATRPQPPVSFVHTRKSLEATSCSFSEEGCVELRARVPPLPERSASLLEESFGSPGSTIYSELRKMNQARLGLGAEGSSKPGTVPAGSRACSPGEEPLRRHSVGSQNRPNGPEPALTGVGTDHGQPVPPASRAHLLAPGCSAASWSQASPKLSHRAQPCSPGTCTDTYKLLQTADPPEPREAPEQEGSAYAQVPAYWGSPVRPPCSRPSPPSSWRPGSSDYGYDRFSGAPELPEPRNTYEQIPAARSTGQAHKPDKLRRIFFTDKKHKS
- the CIB2 gene encoding calcium and integrin-binding family member 2 isoform X2, which produces MDYRKSPIVHVPMSLIIQMPELRENPFKERIVEAFSEDGEGNLTFNDFVDMFSVLCESAPRELKANYAFKIYDFNTDNFICKEDLERTLARLTKSELDEDEVVLVCDKVIEEADLDGDGKLGFADFEDMIAKAPDFLSTFHIRI